A window from Candidatus Arthromitus sp. SFB-rat-Yit encodes these proteins:
- a CDS encoding rubrerythrin family protein, translating into MNLSNSQTKENLMRAFAGECQAHVRYDFGANLARKEGFYVIEKEIRVIAMQEIAHANVFYKFLKGFNTQYITLQGAAYPVDLYDKTLDFLKASHERELEEHDNIYKSFSDIAVKEGFNDISYKFKEISEVEKLHADKFIKIYNDLSSGMMFKKNVKTKWFCTNCGHVHDSEDAPEYCPVCAHPRGYFTPYINQS; encoded by the coding sequence ATGAATTTATCTAATAGTCAAACTAAGGAAAATTTAATGAGGGCATTTGCCGGTGAATGTCAAGCACATGTGCGATATGATTTTGGAGCTAATCTAGCAAGAAAAGAAGGTTTCTATGTTATTGAAAAGGAAATTAGAGTTATTGCCATGCAAGAGATAGCACATGCTAATGTATTTTATAAATTTTTGAAAGGTTTTAATACTCAATATATAACATTGCAAGGTGCGGCATATCCTGTTGACTTGTATGATAAGACATTGGATTTTTTGAAAGCTTCTCATGAAAGAGAATTGGAAGAGCATGATAACATATATAAAAGTTTTTCTGATATAGCTGTTAAAGAAGGATTTAATGATATAAGTTATAAATTTAAAGAAATTAGTGAAGTTGAAAAATTACATGCAGATAAATTCATTAAAATATATAACGATTTATCTAGTGGTATGATGTTTAAGAAAAATGTTAAGACAAAATGGTTTTGTACAAATTGTGGTCATGTTCATGATTCTGAGGATGCACCAGAATATTGTCCTGTTTGTGCTCATCCACGTGGATATTTTACGCCATACATTAACCAATCTTGA
- a CDS encoding cell division protein ZapA, which produces MNIVTININGIEYKLKGEESEEYLNNIAREVDDKIKEMMTKNVNLTAQSSSILLAINYCDQLYKYRTEKEDLNNSIENCNVKIQSLIDEKNELKERMIHIESENSKLKLINKNLEEEIEAYNTVLKEDNKNIFSDNNEIEELEKEIELLNETVRKLKEENVKLQDKLK; this is translated from the coding sequence ATGAATATTGTAACAATTAATATAAACGGTATAGAGTATAAGTTAAAAGGTGAGGAGTCAGAGGAATATTTAAATAATATAGCAAGAGAAGTGGATGATAAAATAAAAGAAATGATGACAAAAAATGTAAATCTTACTGCACAATCTTCGTCTATATTATTGGCAATAAATTATTGTGATCAATTATATAAATACAGGACTGAAAAAGAAGATTTAAATAATAGCATTGAAAATTGTAATGTTAAAATACAATCTCTTATTGATGAAAAAAATGAACTTAAAGAGAGAATGATACATATTGAAAGTGAAAATTCTAAACTTAAATTAATAAATAAAAATCTCGAAGAGGAGATAGAGGCGTATAATACTGTTTTGAAAGAAGATAATAAAAACATATTTTCAGATAATAACGAAATTGAGGAATTGGAAAAAGAGATAGAGCTTCTCAATGAAACTGTAAGAAAACTTAAGGAAGAAAATGTTAAACTACAAGATAAGTTAAAATAA
- a CDS encoding DUF4214 domain-containing protein, with the protein MKTCMKKFIINLMILIFLFELIPLGDMGIKLGFVEKSSAYYTQLDSVAPGYVISAEEGGIVFDLSQRLSSSMSVESFSIKNMNPEQQKKDLKEESSDGVRWLTKDEMINGHIYEIESKIYDSEIDKTLTFINSFKFTDKNTAYNPKVSFSNFDANRMITQDVFFDFSNCKELINNSNRLDLEILNSDLTKAEIDSVFVDKNDLVNAGYRYKLSRAASIFKPNKDYIIRLNADGVIWDKMISCSLKANPTLVENIRPTEIDFKYYAKQRNLFIPTLDFGICKTFTDRHHVEVKIILSNSKKGLVPVEVTGEIPRLAEINIPEEYCSTIIPSDIRVYFSDKYTGALLAEYLFQVTFKEGGCFMWTGLSYYGEKDISGYQITKITPVHEENDTTTVPHSWDEFPRAHYITLYDNKLENQIGGEYRFDVTKTKYEYVGAEQNVKGANFKVPFKDMRQGFNSYNFKFESSNRYPEWGYAYIPFGFYADIVEIKDLDIEVKDLKVNSSGKYDFSFELKNQNVITGDKMSIIDDNGKEYIANVNTSKRFNFKDIPLVFGGKYVVTYNKISSLFHFKSTDMSILFNPVVIGTSSNGQNVVEIDFDKKYEKILNSDRMKNRIRILHMNGNSTGNEFTDFNVGKHKFTLSSGLTEGQNYIVEFSNSKEETYKTTFQYTTMKLDLSDVTGTTAKLNWEYPSNYLITDGDVLNIYFKKEDANYPAIPDAKIMHGFQGIDFNDVTTYTIRNMSPNINYVAKLELVTNEGMTYVDETEFVTSTFKILNEEIEGISEDGTVNSKSINFKWDINLGDIEFNAGDKVELFLKLRSHNAFPKTPVSTIDQDLNRNKRIKFDVSNYYEDYSAKIVYTIGGVRHTSKVLNFSVEPEKLELSVNDITDYSAVVNWKYPEGINIENNHEIRVYLRKAGDLDYRLEKTYKQSETSLKDVTKYKFDKLRFETTYQVKLVYKVGDKQVAGVSEDVTQDIEIEFRTESFVINNLRFEKDMNNLVNVMWNLKNDNYPYVNGDSVELFLKERGAPSQNYKKFQYATGNISAVRAFNIMIPKFNVDYDMKLTYTLGGKQVSAYGNCRLDMGDIGFNVDEITDTKIKVSWTYPDNYSISNNDKIEVSLKNLEDGNNVESESKTQNYDNNNTTMIKDFKEKEFTLTKDKMYEVKIRFSSVYAEPIEKSFKFKATSGFQILGLVGKSLDSKSFKLEWDFYNNNEEFDSNSKIEILYKEEPKGSSQDASQDNNVEDKLFENVNPVSTRTGSELKEFKSYVVEGLDVNKNYLFRVRYTITGDSGKVVYKDLVGKTEARKITSSVIDTQPTGVKISVEYPENYEILEGDILDIFIRRKEETNYSVNPNFTGKHGSGEDDVDLNEVTVLDILGLSPNKEYFSKVVFWPDGGSGIKQEMELSFKTDVVEGIGEVIIGDVLDYVVKVGIKMEPDELILSDKDSCKVFIKKKDQTHYPDKSNGEIRGDIFNEEKFISAYFDELNAEYDVKVIVNIGGNEFEKETSFVSKIDDFNIDVKEINPMTTQVEWRYPNNYTLVDGESIQIFIKYQDEDDFLSEPDLELIQSDDLNLSDINLVELYSLIPDTRYEVKVKLNLLEADVKPVIKEFTTTVFEIENLEIQDISSDGMSIKWDLSTEELDFIDEYDNLSVFIKNSNEEDYDFSNPVAEFTEGLNDIRSISFQTEDSIADVDIYLSYLIEDYEAAMEISYTAIDLNVEVQQEGVLVEWTYPPGIEFEKDDRLDIYLKHANKSGYKTEPNFRYTNGKDGDLSELNEIFFKRLGIGNYVMKFSLITSDMRYNPIEIEFNVQDQDVVGTELKFNGKSSNRKIELDIVGDNEFDYEKGFNINPEGLDLEIDEVRNKFIVKNLVPGKDYKNIVITFYTEEDDEINFVVKNVKINPENLLQEFITNIYKFAFERYPDEEGYGYWLGRLLEKGEVTGKFVLYNLMFAEREFSERNLSDDELIKVLYQIVVNREYDEGGLNYWIGEYRNTYLPQANNDSYEAQKAIVARMLHEQEFKDLCNKMGILW; encoded by the coding sequence ATGAAGACATGTATGAAGAAATTCATTATTAATCTCATGATTCTTATATTTTTATTTGAATTAATTCCGCTTGGAGATATGGGTATTAAATTAGGATTTGTTGAAAAATCTAGTGCTTATTATACCCAGCTTGATTCAGTTGCTCCAGGTTATGTGATAAGTGCTGAGGAGGGAGGGATTGTATTTGATTTAAGTCAAAGATTATCAAGCTCGATGAGTGTTGAATCATTTAGTATAAAGAATATGAATCCAGAACAACAGAAAAAAGATTTGAAAGAAGAATCTTCAGATGGAGTTAGATGGTTAACAAAAGATGAAATGATAAATGGTCATATCTATGAAATTGAAAGTAAGATTTATGATTCTGAAATCGATAAGACATTAACATTTATAAATTCTTTTAAATTTACAGATAAAAATACAGCGTACAATCCTAAGGTATCTTTTTCAAATTTTGATGCTAATAGGATGATTACTCAAGATGTTTTTTTTGATTTTTCAAATTGTAAAGAATTGATAAATAATTCAAATAGATTAGATCTTGAGATTTTAAATTCTGATTTAACAAAGGCAGAAATAGATTCAGTTTTTGTTGATAAAAATGACCTTGTAAATGCTGGTTATAGATATAAACTTTCCAGAGCAGCATCTATTTTTAAACCGAACAAGGATTATATAATTAGACTTAATGCAGATGGTGTTATTTGGGATAAGATGATTTCTTGTTCATTAAAGGCAAATCCTACATTAGTTGAAAATATTAGACCTACAGAGATAGATTTTAAATATTATGCTAAGCAAAGAAATCTTTTCATTCCGACATTAGATTTTGGAATTTGTAAAACGTTTACTGATAGGCATCATGTTGAAGTTAAGATTATTTTAAGTAATTCAAAAAAAGGTCTTGTTCCAGTTGAAGTAACAGGTGAAATACCACGTTTAGCAGAAATTAATATTCCAGAAGAATATTGTTCAACAATAATACCAAGTGATATAAGAGTTTATTTTTCTGATAAATATACTGGAGCTTTACTTGCTGAGTATTTATTTCAAGTTACATTTAAAGAGGGCGGGTGTTTTATGTGGACTGGACTTTCTTATTATGGAGAAAAAGATATATCAGGTTATCAAATAACTAAAATAACACCAGTTCATGAAGAAAATGATACTACAACTGTTCCACATTCATGGGATGAATTTCCACGAGCACATTATATAACTTTATATGATAATAAATTAGAAAATCAAATAGGTGGAGAATATAGATTTGATGTTACAAAAACTAAATATGAATATGTAGGTGCGGAGCAGAATGTTAAAGGTGCTAACTTTAAAGTGCCGTTTAAAGATATGAGGCAAGGTTTTAATAGTTATAATTTTAAATTTGAATCGAGCAATCGTTATCCAGAATGGGGATATGCGTATATACCATTTGGTTTTTATGCGGATATAGTTGAAATAAAAGATTTAGACATTGAGGTAAAGGATTTAAAAGTAAATTCTTCAGGTAAATATGATTTTAGTTTCGAACTGAAAAATCAAAATGTTATCACAGGTGATAAGATGAGCATTATAGATGATAATGGTAAAGAATATATAGCTAATGTAAATACTTCAAAGAGATTTAATTTTAAAGATATTCCATTAGTGTTTGGAGGTAAATATGTAGTTACTTATAATAAAATAAGTTCACTTTTTCACTTTAAATCTACGGATATGTCTATATTATTTAATCCAGTTGTAATAGGAACTTCTTCAAATGGTCAAAATGTTGTTGAAATTGATTTTGATAAGAAATATGAGAAGATCCTAAACTCAGATAGGATGAAAAATCGTATTAGAATATTGCACATGAATGGTAATAGCACAGGGAATGAATTTACGGATTTTAATGTAGGAAAACATAAATTTACATTAAGTTCAGGACTGACTGAAGGACAAAATTATATAGTGGAGTTTTCAAACTCTAAGGAGGAAACGTATAAAACTACGTTTCAGTATACTACAATGAAGCTTGACTTGTCAGACGTAACAGGGACAACAGCGAAATTAAATTGGGAATATCCTAGTAATTATCTAATAACAGATGGAGATGTATTAAATATATATTTCAAAAAAGAGGATGCTAACTATCCAGCTATTCCTGATGCTAAAATAATGCATGGATTTCAGGGTATAGATTTTAATGATGTGACAACATATACGATTAGAAACATGAGTCCAAATATAAATTACGTTGCAAAACTTGAACTTGTAACTAATGAGGGTATGACCTATGTAGATGAAACTGAGTTTGTAACAAGTACTTTTAAAATATTGAATGAAGAAATTGAAGGTATTTCTGAGGATGGTACTGTAAACAGTAAATCTATAAATTTTAAATGGGATATAAATCTTGGTGATATAGAATTTAATGCAGGAGATAAGGTAGAACTTTTTCTTAAATTGCGTTCTCATAATGCATTCCCTAAAACGCCAGTATCGACGATAGATCAAGATTTAAATAGAAATAAACGGATTAAATTTGATGTATCAAATTATTATGAAGATTATAGTGCAAAAATTGTTTATACAATAGGTGGAGTTCGTCATACAAGTAAAGTTTTAAATTTTAGTGTAGAGCCGGAAAAATTAGAATTATCTGTAAATGATATTACAGATTATTCGGCTGTCGTTAATTGGAAATATCCAGAAGGTATAAATATAGAAAATAATCATGAGATTAGGGTTTATTTAAGAAAAGCTGGTGATTTAGATTATAGACTTGAAAAGACATATAAACAGTCTGAAACTTCTCTTAAAGATGTAACTAAATATAAGTTTGATAAACTTAGATTTGAAACTACGTACCAAGTTAAGCTTGTTTATAAAGTTGGAGATAAGCAAGTTGCAGGAGTAAGTGAGGATGTAACACAAGATATCGAAATAGAATTTAGGACGGAAAGTTTTGTTATAAATAATCTTCGTTTTGAAAAGGATATGAATAATCTTGTAAATGTAATGTGGAATTTAAAAAATGATAATTATCCTTATGTTAATGGTGATTCAGTAGAATTATTTTTAAAAGAAAGAGGAGCACCATCACAGAATTATAAAAAATTCCAATATGCAACAGGGAATATTTCAGCAGTGAGAGCATTTAACATAATGATACCTAAATTTAATGTAGATTATGATATGAAATTGACTTATACTTTGGGTGGTAAACAAGTTAGTGCTTATGGAAATTGTAGACTTGATATGGGAGATATAGGTTTTAATGTTGATGAGATAACAGATACTAAAATTAAAGTTTCTTGGACATACCCAGATAATTATAGTATTTCAAATAATGATAAGATTGAAGTATCTTTGAAAAATCTTGAAGATGGAAATAATGTGGAATCTGAATCGAAGACACAAAATTATGATAATAATAATACTACTATGATTAAAGATTTTAAGGAAAAAGAATTTACTTTAACTAAAGATAAAATGTATGAAGTTAAGATTAGATTTTCATCGGTATATGCAGAACCTATTGAGAAATCGTTTAAATTTAAAGCTACTTCTGGATTTCAAATTTTAGGTTTAGTTGGTAAGTCTTTAGATTCTAAATCATTTAAACTTGAATGGGATTTTTACAATAATAATGAGGAATTTGATTCAAATAGTAAAATTGAAATTTTATACAAAGAAGAACCAAAGGGAAGTTCACAAGATGCTTCACAAGACAATAATGTTGAAGATAAATTATTTGAAAATGTTAATCCTGTTTCAACTCGTACTGGAAGTGAATTGAAAGAATTTAAGTCTTATGTAGTTGAGGGACTTGATGTAAATAAAAATTATTTGTTTAGAGTTCGGTATACTATTACTGGAGATTCGGGAAAGGTAGTATACAAAGATTTGGTAGGTAAAACAGAAGCAAGAAAAATAACTTCGAGCGTAATTGATACACAACCTACAGGTGTTAAAATTTCAGTTGAGTATCCGGAGAACTATGAAATATTAGAAGGTGATATCTTAGATATATTTATAAGAAGAAAAGAAGAAACGAATTATTCAGTTAATCCTAATTTTACTGGAAAGCATGGCAGTGGGGAAGATGATGTTGACTTAAATGAAGTAACTGTACTTGATATACTTGGATTATCTCCAAATAAAGAATATTTTTCTAAAGTTGTATTTTGGCCAGATGGTGGTTCGGGAATTAAACAAGAGATGGAACTTAGCTTTAAAACAGACGTAGTAGAAGGTATAGGAGAAGTAATTATAGGTGACGTTTTAGATTATGTGGTAAAAGTAGGAATTAAGATGGAGCCAGATGAGCTTATTTTAAGTGATAAAGATAGTTGTAAGGTTTTTATAAAGAAGAAAGATCAAACTCATTATCCAGATAAATCAAATGGTGAAATTCGTGGAGATATATTTAATGAAGAAAAATTTATATCAGCATATTTTGATGAATTGAACGCAGAGTACGATGTGAAGGTTATAGTGAATATTGGTGGCAATGAGTTTGAAAAGGAAACTAGTTTTGTAAGTAAGATTGATGATTTTAATATTGATGTTAAAGAAATTAATCCGATGACGACGCAAGTAGAATGGAGATATCCAAATAATTATACACTTGTGGATGGTGAAAGTATTCAGATATTTATCAAATATCAAGATGAGGATGATTTTTTAAGTGAACCTGATCTTGAACTTATTCAATCAGATGATTTGAATTTATCTGATATAAATTTGGTTGAATTATATTCATTGATTCCTGATACTAGATATGAAGTTAAGGTGAAATTGAATTTATTAGAAGCGGATGTAAAACCAGTTATTAAGGAATTTACTACAACTGTTTTTGAGATAGAGAATCTTGAAATACAGGACATAAGTAGTGATGGAATGTCTATTAAATGGGATCTGAGTACAGAAGAATTAGATTTTATAGATGAGTATGATAATTTATCTGTTTTTATTAAGAATAGCAATGAAGAAGATTATGATTTTTCAAATCCTGTGGCAGAGTTCACAGAAGGTTTAAATGATATAAGGTCAATATCTTTTCAAACAGAAGATAGCATAGCAGATGTTGATATTTATTTATCATATTTAATTGAAGATTATGAAGCTGCTATGGAAATATCATATACAGCAATTGATTTAAATGTTGAAGTGCAACAAGAAGGGGTATTAGTTGAATGGACGTATCCACCTGGAATAGAATTTGAAAAAGATGATAGACTCGATATTTATTTGAAACATGCTAATAAGTCGGGATATAAGACAGAACCAAATTTTAGATATACTAATGGAAAAGATGGCGATCTAAGTGAATTAAATGAAATATTTTTCAAAAGATTAGGAATTGGAAACTATGTGATGAAGTTTTCATTAATCACAAGTGATATGAGATATAATCCTATAGAAATCGAGTTCAATGTGCAGGATCAAGATGTGGTCGGAACAGAACTTAAGTTTAATGGAAAATCAAGTAATAGAAAAATAGAATTAGATATTGTTGGTGATAATGAATTTGATTATGAAAAAGGGTTTAACATTAATCCTGAAGGTTTGGATCTTGAGATAGATGAGGTTAGAAATAAATTTATAGTTAAGAATCTGGTTCCAGGGAAAGATTATAAAAATATTGTTATTACTTTTTACACAGAAGAAGACGATGAAATTAATTTTGTAGTTAAAAATGTAAAGATAAATCCTGAAAATCTTTTGCAAGAATTTATAACAAATATTTATAAATTTGCATTTGAGCGTTATCCAGATGAGGAAGGATATGGATATTGGCTTGGAAGACTTCTTGAAAAAGGAGAAGTTACAGGTAAGTTTGTTTTATATAATTTGATGTTTGCAGAACGTGAATTTTCTGAAAGAAATCTTTCAGATGATGAATTAATAAAAGTTTTATACCAAATAGTAGTTAACAGAGAATATGATGAAGGAGGATTGAATTATTGGATAGGTGAATATAGAAACACATATTTACCACAAGCTAATAATGATAGTTATGAGGCACAAAAAGCTATAGTTGCAAGAATGTTACATGAGCAAGAGTTCAAAGATTTGTGTAACAAAATGGGTATCTTGTGGTAA
- a CDS encoding transglycosylase domain-containing protein, translating into MPLNVKVSQITSNKDYVNIENISDSMKKFIVTVEDKRFYSHNGIDISSILGSVIGNLSAGYYKYGGSTITQQLAKNMYFSNEKNITRKIAEMFTAFKIEREYSKDEILEMYLNQIYFGEGYYGINAASYGYFSASPSDLTKYQSSLLAGIPQSPSLYNLKTKNRAMSNRYSRVLKNLVENKDITLEEAKKFEEYYKTS; encoded by the coding sequence ATGCCATTAAATGTAAAAGTTAGTCAAATTACTTCAAATAAAGATTATGTAAATATAGAAAATATTTCAGATAGTATGAAAAAATTTATTGTAACTGTCGAAGATAAGAGATTTTATAGTCACAATGGTATTGATATATCTTCGATATTAGGTTCTGTAATTGGAAATTTATCTGCGGGTTACTATAAATATGGAGGTAGTACAATAACTCAGCAATTAGCAAAAAATATGTATTTTTCAAATGAGAAGAACATTACAAGAAAAATTGCTGAAATGTTTACTGCTTTTAAGATTGAAAGAGAATATTCTAAGGATGAAATTTTGGAGATGTATTTGAATCAGATATATTTTGGAGAGGGATATTATGGAATAAATGCAGCAAGTTATGGATATTTTAGTGCATCACCAAGTGATTTAACAAAATATCAATCTTCGTTACTTGCTGGAATACCACAATCACCAAGCTTGTATAATTTGAAAACTAAAAATCGAGCTATGAGTAATAGATATTCGCGTGTTCTCAAAAATTTGGTAGAAAATAAAGATATAACGCTTGAGGAAGCAAAAAAGTTTGAAGAATATTACAAGACATCATGA
- a CDS encoding cation transporter — translation MDLSIEQKALKRGNLLNLLMTIIGIILFIFSKSKAVLIDGLFSFIQFISVVVAIKISKDIETSSRKQYPLGQYSKETLYVLFKSILIIILLVSSIFSSITTISAFISNPNQIPEVNLKLIILNGTLMTILCFALYLIYKHYNKKINNCSEVLKSEAIGANIDALLSLGTSIAFILFNVIPFLKPLFPISDAILVIILTMFFAYQPIKLLKNQINILTYKRIHYKSEQELASLINYNYPEIKIYDIFISKLGKFTEIYITLSLNGKFSIDELDTLRHKLKKLINSKVINTQIFITFTNALKKN, via the coding sequence ATGGATTTATCAATTGAACAAAAAGCATTAAAACGTGGCAACCTATTAAACCTATTAATGACTATTATAGGAATTATTTTGTTTATATTTTCAAAATCAAAAGCCGTATTAATAGATGGATTATTTTCATTCATACAATTTATTTCTGTTGTAGTAGCAATAAAAATCTCTAAAGATATAGAAACCTCAAGCAGAAAACAGTATCCTTTGGGACAATATAGTAAAGAAACTCTTTATGTATTATTTAAATCAATTCTTATAATAATACTTCTCGTTTCATCTATTTTCTCAAGCATAACAACTATTTCTGCATTTATTTCTAATCCGAACCAAATTCCTGAAGTAAATTTAAAATTAATCATCCTTAACGGGACATTAATGACCATTCTCTGTTTTGCTTTATATTTAATTTATAAACATTATAACAAAAAAATCAATAATTGCTCAGAAGTATTAAAATCTGAAGCAATCGGTGCAAATATTGACGCACTACTTAGCCTCGGTACATCTATTGCATTTATTTTATTTAATGTAATACCCTTTCTTAAACCTCTATTTCCAATCTCAGATGCAATTCTTGTTATCATTTTAACTATGTTCTTTGCATATCAACCAATAAAACTTTTAAAAAATCAAATCAATATCCTAACTTATAAAAGAATCCATTACAAATCTGAACAAGAACTTGCATCATTAATTAACTATAATTATCCAGAAATTAAAATCTACGATATTTTTATATCAAAACTCGGTAAATTTACAGAAATCTACATCACATTAAGTTTAAACGGTAAATTTTCCATAGATGAATTAGACACATTAAGACATAAATTAAAAAAACTAATTAATTCAAAAGTTATAAATACTCAAATTTTTATAACATTTACAAATGCTCTAAAAAAAAATTAA
- a CDS encoding MurR/RpiR family transcriptional regulator: MNLFKEMFGDFLNSLSEKEKFIFNFISCNISQVSQMSIKELSLSMNISEYSINKFCKKLNLDNFENLISILNECSKTILSNKNNMFNISKDLLNNFVKNINETHINLISDFLFKYQKVSLLFSESYKIIAQYFEDKLKQLNIKTNITSSLKVNSKNKDSQLIIYIIDSIDDITLRNSLEKLSNKIIIVFSNTMLKNINNMVSLFMFLPENKSMKTYNLNCSGHFFIFIDLIISRLVELINIKIK, from the coding sequence ATGAATTTGTTTAAAGAAATGTTTGGAGATTTCTTGAATTCTTTATCTGAAAAGGAAAAATTTATTTTCAATTTTATTTCGTGCAATATTTCGCAAGTTTCACAAATGAGCATAAAAGAGTTAAGCTTATCTATGAACATTAGTGAATACTCAATAAATAAATTTTGTAAAAAATTAAACTTAGATAACTTTGAAAATTTAATTTCTATATTAAATGAATGTTCCAAAACAATATTATCAAATAAAAATAACATGTTTAACATTTCAAAAGATTTGTTAAATAATTTTGTAAAAAATATAAATGAAACTCATATAAACCTAATATCAGATTTCCTATTTAAATATCAAAAAGTATCTCTTCTCTTTTCAGAATCATACAAAATCATAGCACAATATTTTGAAGACAAATTAAAACAATTAAATATTAAAACAAACATAACATCATCCTTAAAAGTAAACTCAAAAAATAAAGATTCTCAACTTATAATTTACATAATCGATTCAATTGACGATATAACTCTTAGAAATTCGTTGGAAAAATTATCGAACAAAATAATTATTGTGTTCTCAAATACAATGCTAAAAAACATTAACAACATGGTCTCTCTTTTTATGTTTTTACCAGAAAATAAATCAATGAAAACATATAACTTAAATTGCAGTGGTCATTTTTTCATATTTATTGATCTTATCATTTCAAGGCTCGTTGAATTGATTAATATTAAAATTAAATAG
- a CDS encoding MATE family efflux transporter, whose translation MKDKNFYRKILTIAVPITLQSLITFATNMMDTIMVGSLGEIALSAASLSGQIFFVLSVLCFGIGGGGAVLTSQFWGKNDTKSISKTLSITIKLSLIVGIVAMILALTIPDKLLGFYINDSNVIQAGVSYLRLASLIYPLFAVLTITSIILRTTSQIKISVLGNSIAFILNVIFNYIFIFGKFGMPQMGLTGAAVGTVISRIVEFCIILGYLFFIEKNLKFRIKDLFSFDREIFVKYLKSGINVLISDALLVAGLTSLTMILGRLGPEMIAANSICSIVIQLSTVFINGISSSGLVIIGNTIGEGKFSLAKEQSRTFLLISIIVGMVASLLIMVTKHFIIDFYNVEQVTKDIAYELMNGAIFIIIFQVPSSVLTKGILRGGGDTKFLVFADVLFLWLLSIPLGMLAAFVFKFSPAIIYICLKFDEIIKAIWCTLRMMGNKWIKDVTVKI comes from the coding sequence GTGAAGGATAAGAATTTTTATAGAAAAATATTAACTATAGCTGTACCTATAACTTTACAAAGTCTTATAACTTTTGCAACTAATATGATGGACACAATAATGGTTGGAAGTCTTGGTGAGATAGCTTTATCAGCAGCTTCACTATCAGGACAGATCTTTTTTGTACTTAGTGTTCTATGTTTTGGAATAGGGGGAGGAGGGGCTGTTTTAACTTCTCAGTTTTGGGGTAAAAATGATACAAAATCAATTTCAAAAACACTATCAATAACGATTAAGTTAAGTTTGATAGTTGGAATTGTAGCTATGATACTTGCTTTAACCATTCCTGATAAATTACTTGGATTTTATATAAATGATTCAAATGTTATACAAGCAGGTGTTTCTTATTTGAGATTGGCATCGCTTATTTATCCACTTTTTGCGGTATTAACGATAACATCTATAATACTTAGGACAACATCACAGATTAAGATTTCTGTTTTAGGTAATAGTATAGCGTTTATACTCAATGTGATTTTTAATTATATTTTTATATTTGGTAAATTTGGAATGCCACAGATGGGTTTAACAGGAGCAGCAGTTGGTACAGTAATTTCAAGAATTGTTGAATTTTGTATAATACTTGGATATTTATTTTTTATAGAAAAGAACTTAAAGTTTAGAATTAAGGATTTATTTAGTTTTGATAGAGAAATATTTGTAAAATATCTCAAAAGTGGAATCAATGTTTTAATAAGTGATGCATTATTGGTTGCTGGATTGACAAGCCTCACAATGATACTCGGAAGGCTTGGGCCTGAAATGATTGCAGCAAATAGTATTTGTAGTATAGTAATTCAACTATCCACAGTTTTTATAAATGGAATATCGAGTTCAGGTCTTGTTATAATAGGAAATACAATTGGAGAAGGTAAATTTTCACTTGCAAAAGAACAGTCAAGAACTTTTTTGTTAATTTCTATAATAGTTGGTATGGTAGCATCACTTTTAATTATGGTAACGAAGCATTTTATTATAGATTTTTATAATGTTGAGCAGGTAACAAAAGATATAGCTTATGAATTAATGAATGGTGCAATATTTATTATAATTTTCCAGGTTCCATCTTCTGTTTTAACAAAAGGGATTTTGCGTGGAGGAGGAGATACGAAATTTTTGGTGTTTGCAGATGTTTTATTTTTATGGTTGTTGTCGATACCACTTGGAATGTTAGCAGCATTTGTATTTAAATTTTCACCAGCTATTATATATATTTGTTTAAAATTTGATGAAATAATAAAAGCTATTTGGTGTACTTTGAGAATGATGGGTAATAAATGGATCAAAGATGTTACTGTAAAAATTTAA